Proteins encoded within one genomic window of Prochlorococcus marinus str. MIT 9515:
- a CDS encoding Rne/Rng family ribonuclease, which produces MSQQIIIAEQARIAALLTDDRVDELIVAQGQYQIGDIFLGTVENVLPGIDAAFIHIGESEKNGFIHVSDLGPLRLKKGVVGITELLEPKQKVLVQVMKEPTGNKGPRLTGNISLPGKYLILQPFGQGVNISRKINTDTERSRLRALGVLIKPPSTGLLFRTEAEKIKEELLIEDLENLIQQWDQVLKISETCQPPNLINRDEDFSLKILRDCIKASTSKVVIDNKVALEKAKDFLINNDSNVDLVLHNNDINEHILEKYQINKTIQKALEPRVDLPSGGYIIIEPTEALTVIDVNSGSFTRSANSRQTVLWTNCEAAVEISRQMKLRNIGGVLVIDFIDMESRRDQFQLLEQFTLAIKDDSARPQIAELTELGLVELTRKRQGQNIYELFGKKCNACNGLGHIKSLPNYQNSNSETNHSAKKSSRLNNTKFTDLEPSEVIENQEKIVKKELPNSKILNKDDDPAKQKENDNEIVNTHNSKEKKVITVELSEVEKIVYSQLGINPLIKLGKQYLTNNHLVRLENSNNNEKELSLQKNKKAKTKVSNKKTNKKSSTSNSIEKSEVEVNESKEINHESKLPKITTANEEVEITDEIDNSRRKRRRSSASIE; this is translated from the coding sequence ATGTCTCAGCAAATTATAATAGCTGAGCAGGCTCGTATTGCAGCACTACTCACGGATGATCGAGTTGATGAATTAATCGTCGCACAAGGTCAATATCAAATCGGGGATATTTTTTTAGGAACTGTTGAAAATGTTCTACCAGGAATTGATGCTGCTTTTATCCATATTGGAGAAAGTGAAAAAAATGGCTTTATTCATGTATCAGATCTAGGTCCACTAAGACTGAAAAAAGGTGTTGTAGGCATCACTGAGCTTCTTGAACCCAAACAAAAAGTTCTCGTTCAAGTAATGAAGGAACCTACTGGAAATAAAGGGCCCAGACTAACAGGTAATATTTCATTACCTGGTAAATATTTAATACTGCAACCTTTCGGACAAGGTGTGAATATTTCTAGGAAGATAAATACTGATACTGAAAGAAGTCGTTTAAGAGCACTTGGAGTCTTAATTAAACCACCTAGCACAGGTCTATTATTTCGAACAGAAGCCGAAAAAATAAAAGAAGAATTACTTATTGAAGATCTGGAAAATTTAATTCAACAATGGGATCAAGTTTTAAAAATTTCAGAGACTTGTCAACCACCAAATTTAATAAATAGAGATGAAGATTTTTCATTAAAAATTTTAAGAGACTGTATTAAAGCATCAACTAGTAAAGTTGTAATTGATAATAAAGTAGCTCTCGAAAAAGCAAAAGACTTTTTAATTAATAATGATTCTAATGTGGATCTTGTCTTACATAATAATGACATAAATGAACATATTCTTGAAAAATATCAAATTAATAAAACTATTCAAAAGGCACTTGAACCAAGAGTAGATTTACCCTCAGGTGGATATATCATTATTGAGCCTACTGAAGCTTTAACCGTAATTGATGTGAATTCCGGTTCTTTCACAAGATCAGCTAATTCAAGACAAACTGTTTTATGGACGAATTGCGAAGCAGCTGTTGAAATTTCTCGACAAATGAAATTAAGGAATATTGGTGGAGTTTTAGTAATAGACTTTATAGATATGGAATCTCGAAGAGATCAATTTCAGTTACTTGAGCAGTTTACTCTAGCCATAAAAGATGATTCTGCAAGACCTCAGATAGCTGAGTTAACTGAGTTAGGTTTAGTCGAATTAACAAGAAAAAGGCAAGGTCAAAATATATATGAATTATTCGGCAAAAAATGTAATGCTTGCAATGGATTAGGGCATATAAAAAGTTTACCAAACTATCAAAATTCGAATTCAGAAACAAATCACTCTGCAAAAAAATCTAGCAGATTAAATAATACAAAGTTCACAGATTTAGAGCCATCTGAAGTAATTGAAAATCAAGAAAAAATTGTCAAGAAAGAGTTACCTAACTCCAAAATTTTAAATAAAGACGATGATCCTGCCAAACAAAAAGAAAATGATAATGAAATAGTTAATACCCATAATTCAAAAGAAAAGAAAGTAATAACAGTTGAGCTAAGCGAAGTTGAAAAGATTGTCTATAGTCAACTTGGTATTAATCCATTAATTAAATTAGGAAAACAATATCTTACTAATAATCATTTAGTACGTTTAGAGAATAGTAATAACAACGAAAAAGAACTCTCTTTACAAAAGAATAAAAAAGCAAAAACTAAAGTTTCTAATAAGAAAACAAATAAAAAATCCTCAACTTCTAATTCAATAGAAAAGTCTGAAGTTGAAGTAAATGAGTCTAAAGAAATTAATCATGAGAGCAAATTACCAAAGATAACAACTGCTAATGAGGAAGTAGAAATAACAGATGAAATTGATAATTCAAGACGGAAAAGAAGAAGATCATCTGCAAGTATTGAATAA
- a CDS encoding ribonuclease HII: MKLIIQDGKEEDHLQVLNKQLEIGIDEVGRGAVFGPVFSAAVVLTEKNGYTLKQLGVTDSKKLTEKKRKLLLPKIISLSSDYSLGQSSAREIDQLGIRYATELSMIRAIKKLKSKPYEVIIDGPLSLRLWKSHQRNIIAGDSKFTSIAAASIVAKVTRDFLMERLEKKFSGYFIFKNKGYGTKEHLLSLKANGVTNLHRKSFLTKLNLI; encoded by the coding sequence ATGAAATTGATAATTCAAGACGGAAAAGAAGAAGATCATCTGCAAGTATTGAATAAACAACTTGAGATAGGTATTGACGAAGTAGGTCGAGGTGCAGTTTTTGGACCTGTATTTTCTGCAGCTGTAGTTCTAACCGAAAAAAATGGATATACTCTCAAGCAATTGGGTGTAACCGATAGTAAAAAACTAACAGAAAAAAAAAGAAAATTACTTTTGCCGAAAATTATCTCATTATCCTCAGATTACAGTTTGGGACAGTCTTCAGCAAGAGAAATAGATCAACTTGGTATAAGATATGCCACCGAGCTTTCAATGATTAGAGCTATAAAGAAGTTAAAATCCAAACCATATGAAGTTATAATTGACGGTCCATTATCATTAAGACTTTGGAAGAGTCATCAAAGAAATATAATTGCAGGTGATTCCAAATTCACATCAATTGCTGCAGCAAGCATAGTTGCAAAAGTAACACGTGACTTTTTAATGGAAAGATTAGAAAAAAAATTCTCTGGATATTTTATCTTTAAAAATAAAGGCTATGGTACTAAAGAGCATTTATTAAGTCTTAAAGCTAATGGCGTAACGAATCTACATAGGAAAAGTTTTTTAACTAAATTAAACCTTATTTAA
- a CDS encoding DUF1997 domain-containing protein, which produces MLLAFDAKQKLKLSVTRNKEYLSKYLLEEERVVGAMLDPNKLEPEGDGKYKYTVTSFRVFQLDVNPVVSIAVENKEGILKMSALDSKLDGLGIIEDFSLILKANLEATDNGLEGEALLGVSVSQPPLLKLVPKKILESTGHSVLNGILLGIKSRVQQQLIKDFVNWCDLNKV; this is translated from the coding sequence ATGCTTTTAGCTTTTGATGCTAAACAGAAACTTAAACTTTCTGTAACAAGGAATAAAGAATATCTTTCTAAATATCTTTTGGAAGAAGAAAGGGTTGTTGGAGCAATGCTGGACCCCAATAAATTGGAACCTGAAGGGGATGGGAAGTACAAGTATACTGTAACAAGTTTCAGGGTTTTTCAATTAGATGTTAACCCTGTTGTATCAATTGCAGTTGAGAATAAAGAAGGTATTTTAAAAATGAGTGCACTTGACAGCAAATTAGATGGTTTAGGGATAATCGAAGATTTCAGTTTAATTTTGAAAGCAAATTTGGAGGCGACTGATAATGGATTAGAGGGCGAAGCACTTCTTGGTGTATCAGTAAGTCAACCTCCTCTTTTGAAACTTGTGCCAAAGAAAATTTTAGAATCTACTGGCCATTCAGTATTGAATGGAATTTTATTAGGAATAAAATCTAGAGTTCAGCAACAATTAATAAAAGATTTTGTAAATTGGTGTGATTTAAATAAGGTTTAA
- the pheA gene encoding prephenate dehydratase — MRKQVAYLGPEGTYAEKAAHILSELANFESPLFVPCNGLYSVIKAIAYNNCDAAIVPIENSVEGGVTTTLDALWKFSDININRAIVLPIKHALISDGDISEISEVLSHPQALAQCSEWLSENLPEAITLSTNSTSEAVKMVKGSSFRAAIGSKSLTEIEGLKELAFPINDVPGNCTRFVLLSKESILDKANIASFAFSLLSNNPGALLEALNYISDFGFNMSKIESRPSKRELGEYIIYIDVDINTRTNIEAFYELKKKLKPLCEHLVDFGCYLSEKIKLD; from the coding sequence ATGCGCAAACAAGTTGCATATTTGGGCCCTGAAGGGACATACGCAGAAAAAGCAGCTCATATTTTATCAGAGCTTGCCAATTTTGAGTCACCTTTATTTGTACCATGTAATGGGCTATATTCGGTTATTAAAGCAATAGCCTACAACAATTGTGATGCAGCAATAGTGCCTATTGAAAACTCGGTTGAGGGAGGAGTAACAACTACTTTAGACGCACTTTGGAAATTTTCGGATATTAATATCAATAGAGCAATTGTTTTGCCAATAAAACATGCATTAATAAGTGATGGAGATATTTCGGAAATATCAGAAGTACTTTCTCATCCACAAGCTTTAGCTCAATGTTCTGAATGGCTATCTGAGAATCTTCCAGAGGCTATTACTTTATCAACTAATTCAACTTCCGAAGCAGTGAAAATGGTAAAAGGGAGTTCATTTAGAGCAGCTATTGGATCGAAATCTCTTACTGAAATTGAAGGACTTAAAGAACTAGCATTCCCCATTAATGATGTTCCAGGGAATTGTACAAGATTTGTTTTATTAAGTAAAGAATCGATTTTAGATAAAGCTAATATTGCCAGTTTTGCCTTTTCATTGCTCTCAAATAATCCTGGAGCTTTACTTGAAGCTTTAAATTATATTTCAGATTTTGGATTCAATATGAGTAAAATAGAATCTAGGCCTTCTAAAAGAGAACTAGGAGAATATATCATTTACATTGATGTTGATATAAATACAAGAACTAATATTGAAGCGTTCTATGAATTGAAGAAAAAATTAAAACCCTTATGTGAACATTTGGTAGACTTTGGATGTTATTTATCAGAAAAGATTAAATTAGATTAA
- a CDS encoding methyltransferase domain-containing protein, which translates to MSLFLTSFIFLVLILFFLYLVLWRINTRKYISSGTVASAYDSWTQDKLLERLWGEHIHLGFYPPNKNIDFREAKVQFVHELVSWSGLDKLPRGSRVLDVGCGIGGSSRILANYYGFNVTGITISPAQVQRAKELTPHECSCNFKVMDALNLKFEDGAFDGVWSVEAGAHMNNKNKFADQMLRTLRPGGYLALADWNSRDLKKYPPTTLEKIILKQLLEQWVHPQFISIKDFSNILINNKNSSGQVIFDNWNYYTNPSWFDSIYEGIRRPNAILSLGPRALVKSVREIPTILLMDWAFKKGLMEFGVYKCRG; encoded by the coding sequence ATGTCCTTATTCTTAACATCTTTTATTTTTTTAGTTTTAATTCTATTTTTCTTGTATTTAGTACTTTGGAGGATTAATACTAGAAAATATATCTCTTCGGGAACTGTAGCTTCAGCTTATGACTCGTGGACTCAAGATAAACTACTAGAAAGATTGTGGGGTGAGCATATACATTTAGGTTTCTATCCTCCAAATAAAAATATTGATTTTAGAGAAGCTAAAGTCCAGTTTGTACATGAGCTGGTGAGCTGGAGTGGTTTGGATAAATTACCTAGAGGTTCAAGGGTTTTAGACGTAGGTTGTGGAATAGGTGGAAGCTCTCGGATTCTCGCTAATTATTATGGTTTTAATGTAACAGGTATAACAATTAGTCCAGCTCAAGTACAAAGAGCTAAAGAACTTACGCCTCATGAATGCAGCTGTAACTTCAAAGTTATGGATGCTTTAAATTTGAAATTTGAAGATGGAGCATTTGATGGGGTTTGGAGTGTTGAGGCAGGAGCTCATATGAATAACAAAAATAAATTTGCAGATCAAATGTTAAGAACTTTGAGACCTGGAGGATATTTAGCTTTAGCTGATTGGAATTCAAGAGATTTAAAAAAATATCCTCCTACAACGCTTGAAAAAATAATCCTAAAACAATTACTTGAACAATGGGTTCATCCTCAATTTATTAGCATTAAAGATTTTAGTAATATTCTTATCAATAACAAAAATAGTTCAGGTCAAGTTATCTTTGATAACTGGAATTACTATACAAATCCATCTTGGTTTGATTCAATATATGAAGGAATTAGAAGGCCAAATGCAATTTTATCCCTAGGTCCAAGAGCATTAGTAAAGTCTGTAAGAGAGATTCCTACAATATTGTTAATGGATTGGGCTTTTAAAAAAGGTTTAATGGAATTTGGAGTTTATAAATGTAGAGGTTAA
- a CDS encoding LON peptidase substrate-binding domain-containing protein: protein MGELSVRELPLFPLPEVVLFPQEVLPLHIFESRYRIMLKSVLESDSMFGVIKWDPNTKSMANVGCCAQIIKHQTADDGRSNIVTLGQQRFQVLEVVRSTPYCSAIVSWITDENIESFQSLDLLRDSVTEALNDVVKLTSKLTNSQKVLPDKLPENPMELSFWIGAHLGGPVAEEQQKLLEERSTYTRLQREFEMLDHTRKQLAARTALKESFPDIKEN from the coding sequence ATGGGAGAGCTTTCAGTAAGGGAATTACCATTATTCCCTCTCCCAGAAGTTGTTCTTTTCCCTCAAGAAGTTTTACCTCTACACATATTTGAATCAAGATACAGAATTATGCTTAAATCTGTTCTTGAATCAGATTCAATGTTTGGGGTAATTAAATGGGATCCTAATACTAAAAGTATGGCTAACGTTGGCTGCTGTGCTCAAATAATTAAACATCAAACAGCCGATGATGGAAGAAGTAATATAGTCACGTTGGGACAGCAAAGATTCCAAGTCTTAGAAGTTGTACGTTCAACACCATATTGCTCAGCGATTGTTAGTTGGATTACTGATGAAAATATCGAAAGTTTCCAAAGTTTAGATCTTTTAAGAGATTCTGTTACTGAAGCATTAAATGATGTAGTTAAATTAACTAGTAAACTAACTAATTCTCAAAAAGTTCTTCCTGATAAATTACCTGAAAACCCTATGGAACTCTCTTTTTGGATTGGTGCTCATTTAGGTGGACCGGTGGCTGAAGAGCAGCAGAAACTTTTAGAAGAGAGGAGTACATATACACGTTTGCAAAGAGAGTTTGAAATGTTAGATCATACGAGAAAACAATTGGCAGCTAGAACAGCTTTAAAAGAAAGTTTTCCAGATATCAAAGAAAATTAA
- the rpsJ gene encoding 30S ribosomal protein S10: MTTSLAQQKIRIRLKAFDRRMLDLSCDKIIQTADTTAASAIGPIPLPTKRKIYCVLRSPHVDKDSREHFETRTHRRIIDIYSPSAKTIDALMKLDLPSGVDIEVKL; the protein is encoded by the coding sequence ATGACAACATCACTTGCTCAACAAAAGATTCGTATAAGATTAAAAGCATTTGATAGAAGAATGCTGGATTTGTCATGTGACAAAATTATTCAAACAGCAGATACAACTGCTGCTTCAGCTATCGGTCCTATACCATTACCAACTAAAAGAAAAATTTATTGTGTTCTAAGATCTCCGCATGTGGATAAGGATTCTAGAGAGCATTTTGAGACAAGAACTCATAGAAGAATTATTGATATCTATAGCCCCTCTGCCAAAACCATTGATGCTTTAATGAAACTAGATCTTCCTAGCGGTGTAGATATAGAAGTTAAACTATAA